The following are encoded in a window of Candidatus Aminicenantes bacterium genomic DNA:
- a CDS encoding XRE family transcriptional regulator, with protein MSKTLEKEFARRRREKGWTLPETARRLGCENRNKGCRRIIEFERGESELDEATRERLAALLGIDAEVMERIRLREEDALKRAFEAWRARPAKNQFYYRAIPCLYLRQDIPDHLQTDEDVITFARCFSRERGVIAWLYLGRRERLAMRNGEVTWRRPFTWRNFREPDFGVQIR; from the coding sequence ATGTCAAAAACTTTGGAAAAGGAATTCGCGCGCCGGCGCCGGGAAAAAGGCTGGACTCTGCCGGAAACGGCACGCCGCCTGGGGTGTGAAAACCGAAACAAGGGCTGCCGCCGCATCATCGAGTTCGAGCGCGGCGAGAGCGAACTGGATGAGGCCACCCGGGAGCGCCTGGCCGCGCTCCTGGGGATCGACGCGGAGGTAATGGAACGGATCCGCCTTCGGGAGGAAGACGCCCTCAAGCGGGCGTTCGAAGCCTGGCGGGCACGGCCGGCGAAGAATCAATTCTACTACCGCGCCATTCCCTGCTTGTATCTGCGTCAGGACATCCCCGATCATCTGCAAACAGACGAAGATGTGATCACTTTCGCCCGTTGCTTCAGTCGCGAGCGGGGTGTAATCGCCTGGTTGTATTTGGGCCGCCGGGAACGCCTGGCCATGCGCAACGGTGAAGTCACGTGGCGCCGGCCCTTTACGTGGCGGAATTTCAGGGAGCCGGATTTCGGCGTACAAATCAGGTAA
- a CDS encoding SagB/ThcOx family dehydrogenase produces the protein MRPNLIQPVSLLVTVLLVFTSTLAAQEKKTIQLPEPQIDGGRPLMEVLKDRSSSRQFSSKELSPQTMSNLLWAAWGVNRAQSGKRTAPSARNKQEIEVYVSRADGLFLYNAQAHTLELVSSQDLRAFTGGQDFVKDAPVNLVFVADYSRLKDTSPERKIFYSAIDTGYISQNVYLFCASEGLVTVARAWMDKPLLEQKMGLPEHKKVVLAQTVGYPADK, from the coding sequence ATGCGCCCAAACCTCATTCAACCCGTTTCATTACTGGTAACCGTTCTGTTGGTTTTTACTTCTACCTTGGCTGCCCAGGAAAAGAAAACCATTCAACTGCCCGAACCACAAATTGATGGCGGCCGGCCGTTGATGGAGGTTCTCAAGGATCGGAGCTCTTCGCGCCAGTTCAGCTCAAAGGAATTGTCCCCGCAGACCATGTCCAACCTGCTCTGGGCCGCCTGGGGGGTGAACCGTGCGCAATCGGGCAAACGCACGGCGCCATCGGCCCGGAACAAGCAGGAAATCGAGGTATACGTCTCCAGGGCGGACGGCCTTTTTCTGTACAATGCCCAGGCACACACCCTGGAACTGGTTTCAAGTCAGGACCTGCGGGCCTTTACCGGAGGCCAGGACTTCGTCAAGGACGCGCCGGTCAACCTGGTCTTTGTTGCGGACTATTCAAGGTTGAAAGACACTTCACCCGAACGGAAGATATTTTATTCGGCAATCGATACCGGGTATATCAGCCAGAATGTCTACCTGTTCTGCGCTTCCGAAGGCCTGGTCACCGTGGCGCGCGCGTGGATGGACAAACCGCTTCTGGAACAGAAAATGGGCTTGCCCGAACACAAGAAAGTCGTCCTGGCCCAGACGGTCGGATACCCGGCGGACAAATAG
- the corA gene encoding magnesium/cobalt transporter CorA, with product MWGKQLRWSRKRGQKPGTVTHVGAPRSHEVRIRAITYGPESIEDRFLESAGPFHGPADGTDVTWLQINGVHDVDLIKRLGEELKIHPLILEDLANTTQRPKLEEYADTMFMVVRLPSPPGREEETLPQTEQISFILRRGLLVSFSETSAPLFDPVLRRLQQDGSRLRLGGVDYLLYALLDVLVDEAFPFLEELEDDLNELEVDIIEKPDGEVQNRLHRIRGRMQLWHKCLSPLRYLLPRLHQQTLDIDIPGETTRPFFRDVHDHVINLQETLEGFREAVMGLQELYLSSLSQSTNRVTKILTLTATIFIPLTFIAGIYGMNFNPAASPWNMPELNWAYGYITVLGVMALVALVMVLVFRRRRWL from the coding sequence ATGTGGGGAAAACAACTGAGATGGTCCAGAAAACGCGGGCAAAAACCGGGAACGGTGACGCATGTGGGCGCGCCGCGCAGCCACGAGGTGCGTATCCGTGCCATTACTTATGGTCCGGAAAGCATTGAAGATCGTTTTCTGGAATCCGCGGGGCCGTTTCACGGTCCGGCGGACGGCACAGATGTTACATGGTTGCAGATAAACGGCGTACATGATGTCGACCTGATCAAGCGCCTGGGCGAGGAGCTGAAGATCCATCCACTCATCCTGGAGGATCTGGCCAACACCACGCAACGGCCCAAGCTGGAAGAGTATGCGGACACCATGTTCATGGTGGTTCGCCTGCCCTCGCCTCCCGGCCGGGAAGAGGAAACACTTCCGCAAACGGAGCAGATTTCTTTTATCCTGCGCCGGGGACTGCTGGTTTCCTTCAGCGAAACCTCGGCGCCCTTATTCGATCCGGTGCTCCGGCGTTTGCAGCAGGACGGATCACGCCTGCGACTTGGCGGGGTGGATTACCTGCTGTACGCGCTTCTGGATGTGCTGGTGGATGAGGCCTTCCCCTTTCTTGAAGAGCTGGAAGACGACCTGAACGAACTGGAAGTGGACATTATTGAAAAACCCGATGGGGAAGTGCAGAACCGCCTGCACCGCATCAGGGGGCGCATGCAGTTATGGCACAAGTGCCTGTCCCCCCTGCGCTACCTGCTTCCCCGATTGCATCAGCAGACCCTGGATATCGACATTCCGGGCGAAACAACCCGGCCCTTTTTCCGGGACGTCCATGACCATGTCATCAACCTGCAAGAAACCCTGGAGGGTTTTCGCGAGGCAGTGATGGGCCTGCAGGAGCTTTACCTCAGCAGCCTTAGTCAGTCAACCAACCGCGTCACGAAGATTTTGACCCTGACTGCGACCATTTTCATCCCCCTGACTTTTATCGCCGGGATTTACGGCATGAATTTCAACCCCGCCGCATCCCCCTGGAACATGCCGGAGTTGAATTGGGCCTATGGATACATCACCGTTCTGGGAGTAATGGCCCTGGTGGCTTTGGTCATGGTGCTGGTGTTCCGCCGCCGCCGCTGGTTGTGA